The proteins below are encoded in one region of Sulfolobus islandicus Y.N.15.51:
- the cedA1 gene encoding DNA import protein CedA1 has product MADIIQFVQNLDTQVTEVAWSVFILAWAVGWALRGAPIPIFRVKRTGQDLIEDAILAAFWIALGTTVFSLITYIASQVGS; this is encoded by the coding sequence ATGGCTGATATAATTCAATTTGTGCAAAATTTAGACACACAAGTTACTGAAGTCGCTTGGAGCGTGTTTATACTAGCATGGGCGGTTGGATGGGCATTAAGAGGTGCACCAATACCTATTTTCAGAGTTAAAAGAACAGGTCAAGACTTAATTGAAGATGCAATATTGGCTGCATTTTGGATTGCATTGGGAACCACAGTATTCTCACTAATAACTTATATAGCTTCGCAAGTGGGATCATGA
- the secY gene encoding preprotein translocase subunit SecY, which translates to MSFIDSLATLGQYLPAVTKPKEKPSLGQKLIWSLVAVIIYLIMASTPLYGITSASFFKNLILEQIIFASTTGTLAQLGIGPIITAGLIMQILAGSKLIGIDLNDADDRVRFTEAQKGLAFIFILVESALFGYVLARTSTTINASILFTAGIVIAQLIVATYLILLLDELIQKGWGLGSGVSLFILAGVMKIMFWDMFGIASVSSQNLPIGFFPALFTAFASHSDILNLIVNTSTKNLFQPDLVGLITTIVLIIITIYLTTMTIEIPVTSQKLRGIRRTIPLNFLYVSSIPVIFVAVLGSDIQLFASLASYVSPSASNILNTISGVFFFPPPNSAIPHSVYAIVLDPLGALEYAIVFIVLSILFGILWVDVAGLDPATQAQQLIEAGIEIPGVRSNPKIIEGILARYIYPLALFSSIIVGLIAVFATLLGAYGTGIGILLAVTIAIQYYSLLAYERSLEMYPLLKRLIGE; encoded by the coding sequence ATGTCATTCATCGATTCACTCGCCACTCTTGGGCAATACTTGCCAGCGGTTACTAAACCTAAAGAGAAACCTTCGCTAGGTCAAAAGTTAATTTGGTCCTTAGTAGCAGTGATAATTTATCTGATAATGGCTTCAACTCCTTTGTACGGTATAACTTCAGCTTCTTTTTTTAAGAACCTTATTTTAGAACAGATTATTTTTGCTTCTACTACAGGGACATTAGCGCAATTAGGAATAGGTCCTATAATAACTGCAGGTTTAATTATGCAAATATTAGCCGGATCTAAGTTAATAGGAATTGATCTAAATGACGCTGATGATAGGGTTAGATTTACGGAAGCACAAAAGGGATTAGCGTTTATCTTCATTCTAGTGGAGTCAGCTTTATTTGGTTATGTATTAGCTAGAACTTCAACAACCATAAATGCGTCAATATTATTTACTGCAGGAATAGTAATAGCTCAGCTTATTGTAGCCACATATTTGATCTTACTGTTAGACGAGCTAATACAGAAAGGTTGGGGCTTAGGATCTGGAGTTAGTCTGTTTATACTAGCTGGAGTTATGAAGATAATGTTTTGGGACATGTTTGGAATTGCAAGCGTTAGTTCCCAGAATTTACCGATAGGTTTCTTCCCTGCATTATTTACGGCATTTGCATCGCATAGTGATATTCTCAATTTAATAGTTAATACGTCAACTAAAAATCTCTTTCAGCCAGATTTAGTTGGTTTGATAACCACTATAGTATTGATTATCATAACAATTTATCTAACTACGATGACCATAGAAATACCGGTAACTTCCCAAAAGTTAAGAGGTATAAGGAGAACAATTCCGTTAAACTTTCTATATGTTAGCAGTATACCAGTAATATTTGTTGCAGTACTAGGTTCTGATATCCAGTTATTTGCATCATTAGCTTCCTATGTTTCGCCCTCAGCTTCAAATATACTAAATACTATTAGTGGAGTATTCTTTTTCCCTCCTCCAAATTCAGCGATACCTCATAGTGTATATGCTATAGTTTTAGATCCATTAGGGGCACTTGAATATGCTATAGTTTTCATAGTTCTTAGTATTTTGTTTGGTATATTATGGGTTGACGTAGCTGGTTTAGACCCCGCTACTCAAGCACAACAGTTAATTGAAGCTGGTATTGAAATACCTGGTGTTCGAAGTAATCCAAAGATTATAGAGGGGATATTAGCTAGGTATATATATCCATTGGCATTATTCAGTTCTATCATAGTAGGTTTAATTGCAGTATTTGCTACACTCCTAGGTGCATACGGTACTGGTATAGGGATACTATTAGCTGTAACAATAGCAATACAATACTATAGTTTATTAGCTTATGAAAGATCTTTAGAAATGTACCCATTACTAAAGAGGTTGATAGGTGAATAG
- the cmk gene encoding (d)CMP kinase — MIIIISGPPGSGKTSVAIKLANELSYKFISAGKIFRDIAQKMGLDIINLNKVAESNFDIDKMVDKKIFEFILSEKNLIIESHIAGWLFREYTNIAIYLWAPLKIRANRIAIRDKISYDQAISQIIKREYMHYKRFNKFYGIDINDLSVFDLVINTSNVDVNNIVKLILTYLSLVSQNPQPLKEKDINDK; from the coding sequence ATGATAATTATAATAAGTGGACCTCCAGGCAGTGGTAAAACCTCAGTAGCAATTAAACTCGCAAACGAGTTGTCATATAAATTTATTTCAGCAGGGAAAATTTTTAGAGATATTGCTCAAAAAATGGGATTAGATATTATAAATTTGAATAAGGTTGCAGAATCTAATTTTGATATAGACAAGATGGTTGATAAAAAGATTTTTGAATTCATATTGAGTGAGAAAAATCTTATCATAGAGTCGCATATTGCTGGCTGGTTATTTAGAGAATACACTAATATCGCGATATATTTATGGGCCCCACTTAAAATCAGAGCAAATAGAATAGCCATTAGGGACAAAATATCATATGATCAAGCGATTTCGCAAATAATTAAAAGGGAATACATGCACTACAAAAGATTTAACAAATTTTATGGAATTGATATCAATGATTTATCGGTATTCGATTTGGTTATCAATACATCTAACGTGGATGTTAATAATATAGTAAAATTAATTCTGACCTATCTATCATTAGTTTCACAAAACCCTCAGCCATTAAAAGAAAAAGATATTAACGATAAGTAA
- a CDS encoding adenylate kinase — protein sequence MKIGIVTGIPGVGKTTVLSFADKILTEKGIPHKIANYGDYMLNTALKEGYVNSRDEIRKLQIEKQRELQALAARRIVEDLSLLGDEGIGLIDTHAVIRTPAGYLPGLPRHVIEVLSPKVIFLLEADPRIILERQKRDNSRARADYSDTTVINEVIQFARYSAMASAVLVGASVKVVINQEGDPSIAASDIINSLM from the coding sequence ATGAAAATAGGTATTGTAACAGGTATACCCGGTGTAGGTAAGACAACTGTCCTTTCTTTTGCAGATAAAATTCTAACTGAAAAGGGTATACCACACAAGATTGCGAACTATGGGGATTATATGCTAAATACTGCTTTAAAAGAAGGCTATGTGAATAGTAGGGATGAGATAAGGAAATTGCAAATAGAGAAGCAACGAGAATTACAAGCTCTAGCCGCTAGGCGAATAGTTGAAGATCTGTCTTTATTAGGTGATGAGGGAATAGGGTTAATAGATACGCATGCTGTAATTAGGACACCTGCTGGCTATTTGCCTGGCCTTCCGAGACACGTAATAGAAGTTCTTTCTCCCAAGGTAATCTTTCTACTAGAAGCAGATCCAAGAATAATTTTAGAGAGACAAAAGAGGGATAATAGTAGAGCCAGGGCTGACTATAGTGATACGACTGTCATCAATGAGGTTATTCAATTTGCTAGGTATTCGGCTATGGCGTCAGCTGTGTTAGTCGGTGCATCAGTCAAGGTGGTAATAAATCAAGAAGGAGATCCCTCAATAGCCGCAAGTGATATAATAAATTCATTAATGTGA
- a CDS encoding 50S ribosomal protein L34e, with protein MPRPALRSRSLRRIYVKLPSGKTAIHYERKKNDISKCAMCKKPLHGVKTNFLHKYGKSEKRPERPFGGYLCSSCLAQLIKAMVRQ; from the coding sequence ATGCCTAGACCAGCTTTACGCTCTAGGTCACTTAGAAGGATTTATGTAAAGTTACCAAGTGGAAAGACTGCAATACATTATGAAAGGAAGAAAAACGATATATCAAAATGTGCGATGTGTAAGAAACCTTTACATGGTGTAAAAACTAACTTTTTACATAAGTATGGTAAGTCTGAGAAGAGACCAGAGAGACCTTTTGGTGGATATTTATGCTCATCTTGTCTCGCTCAACTGATCAAAGCAATGGTAAGGCAATAG